In Gemmatimonadaceae bacterium, the following proteins share a genomic window:
- a CDS encoding D-aminoacylase, whose protein sequence is MTDLSPEGVMYHHDRHLRARRITGQRSALALALALALALLVARHGEAQDARRAATAPAGPPYDVVIHGGRIVDGTGSPWFVADVAIANGRIAAIGRIAPAQARRAIDATGLVVAPGFIDMMGQTATPFLANPNSAFNLLSQGITTINAGEGGSSAPLDAEQARRAGWSTMRQLFARLDSAGMPMNMVQTVGHTQLREIVIGDKDRQATPEELERMRDYVREAMEAGAIGVSTSLIYPPAIYGSESEIAELAKVAGQYGGRYFTHMRNEGDRLLEAIDEALRIGQAAATPVHIFHLKTAGQGNWGKMDLALARIKAARAAGQQVGVDIYPYINNGLGIRALIHPRHAADGEADLLRKLGDPAARAEMRREMETLGGWENWYAHAGKDWDRIIVSGLAAPYTKYSGTSIGDIARAVGKDPWDIFFELAPTTAGAMPQSMSEANKIKAMREEFTSFDTDAGPLDPSQTLVHPRGYGAFPRLLGRYARDLGVLTLEAMVHRMSSVAANEIGAYDRGKLAPGLVADVVIFDAATIRDRATFAEPTLASEGVRYVLVNGGVVLEDGKYNGAKPGRVIRGPGYRATPATR, encoded by the coding sequence ATGACTGACCTTTCACCAGAGGGAGTGATGTACCACCACGACCGACACCTTCGGGCTCGACGCATAACGGGACAGCGCTCGGCGCTCGCGCTCGCGCTGGCACTCGCGCTGGCACTGCTCGTGGCGCGTCATGGCGAGGCGCAGGACGCACGCCGTGCGGCAACGGCGCCGGCGGGGCCGCCCTACGACGTCGTCATTCACGGCGGGCGCATCGTCGACGGCACCGGCTCTCCGTGGTTTGTCGCCGACGTGGCAATCGCCAACGGCCGCATTGCCGCTATCGGGCGCATCGCGCCGGCGCAGGCAAGGCGCGCCATCGATGCGACCGGGCTCGTGGTCGCGCCGGGCTTCATCGACATGATGGGGCAGACGGCGACTCCCTTCCTTGCCAATCCCAACAGCGCCTTCAACCTGCTCTCGCAGGGAATCACGACCATCAACGCCGGCGAGGGTGGTTCGAGCGCCCCGCTCGACGCCGAGCAGGCAAGGCGCGCCGGGTGGTCCACCATGCGCCAACTCTTCGCCAGGCTCGACTCGGCGGGGATGCCGATGAACATGGTGCAGACCGTTGGGCACACACAGTTGCGCGAGATCGTCATTGGCGACAAGGACCGGCAGGCGACGCCGGAAGAGCTCGAGCGCATGCGCGACTACGTGCGCGAGGCGATGGAAGCGGGTGCCATCGGCGTCTCGACGTCACTCATCTATCCGCCGGCGATCTACGGCTCCGAGTCGGAGATTGCCGAACTGGCCAAGGTGGCCGGCCAGTACGGCGGCCGCTACTTCACCCACATGCGCAACGAGGGCGATCGCCTGCTGGAGGCCATCGACGAGGCGCTGCGCATTGGGCAGGCCGCGGCGACGCCGGTGCACATCTTCCACCTCAAGACGGCAGGGCAGGGCAACTGGGGAAAGATGGATCTCGCGCTGGCGCGCATCAAAGCGGCGCGTGCCGCCGGTCAGCAGGTCGGTGTCGACATCTACCCGTACATCAACAACGGGCTCGGCATTCGCGCGCTCATCCATCCCCGGCATGCAGCTGACGGCGAGGCGGACCTGCTGCGCAAGCTCGGCGACCCGGCGGCGCGCGCCGAGATGCGGCGCGAGATGGAAACGCTCGGCGGATGGGAGAACTGGTATGCTCACGCCGGAAAGGACTGGGACCGCATCATCGTGTCGGGGCTCGCGGCGCCGTACACGAAGTACTCGGGCACGTCCATCGGCGACATCGCGCGCGCCGTGGGCAAGGACCCGTGGGACATCTTCTTCGAGCTGGCGCCAACGACGGCGGGCGCCATGCCGCAGTCCATGTCCGAAGCCAACAAGATCAAGGCGATGCGCGAGGAGTTCACCTCGTTCGACACCGACGCCGGCCCGCTCGACCCGTCGCAGACGCTCGTGCACCCGCGTGGCTACGGCGCCTTTCCGCGCCTGCTCGGCCGCTACGCGCGCGACCTCGGGGTGCTGACGCTGGAGGCCATGGTCCACCGCATGAGCAGCGTGGCCGCCAACGAGATCGGCGCGTACGATCGCGGGAAGCTGGCGCCCGGACTGGTGGCCGACGTGGTGATCTTCGACGCGGCGACGATCCGTGACCGCGCGACGTTCGCCGAGCCGACGCTTGCCTCGGAGGGGGTGCGCTATGTGCTGGTGAACGGCGGCGTGGTGCTGGAAGACGGCAAGTACAACGGTGCGAAGCCGGGGCGCGTGATTCGCGGGCCCGGCTACCGCGCGACGCCTGCAACGCGTTAG
- a CDS encoding enoyl-CoA hydratase, translating to MSTAHILTAKADGVCTIELSRREKKNAITLAMYRGMSDALDDAARDSEVRAVLLRGQEDLFTAGNDVGDFLHGAASAEREGPRFLYAISQFTKPIVAAVGGLAIGIGTTMLLHCDLVIAAEDARFQLPFVPLGLSPEAGSSLLLPQLAGHRLAAELLMLGDYFDAPTAQRAGIVNRVVPADAVLSLATAIAERLARQPRDALMTTKALLRRPQGRTVREAIDEELPHFDRLLQGDEARSIFRAFLDKR from the coding sequence GTGAGCACTGCGCACATCCTCACCGCCAAGGCCGACGGCGTTTGCACCATCGAGCTTTCACGGCGCGAGAAGAAGAACGCGATCACGCTGGCGATGTACCGCGGCATGAGCGACGCCCTGGACGACGCCGCGCGCGACAGCGAGGTGCGCGCGGTGCTGCTGCGCGGACAGGAGGACCTCTTCACCGCCGGCAACGACGTCGGCGACTTCCTGCACGGCGCCGCTAGTGCCGAGCGCGAGGGGCCCCGTTTTCTCTACGCCATATCGCAGTTCACCAAGCCGATCGTTGCAGCCGTCGGGGGGCTCGCGATCGGCATCGGGACGACGATGCTCCTGCACTGCGACCTGGTCATCGCCGCCGAGGATGCGCGCTTCCAGCTCCCCTTCGTTCCGCTGGGACTCTCCCCCGAGGCGGGGTCGTCGCTCCTCCTCCCGCAACTCGCCGGACATCGGTTGGCCGCCGAGCTCCTCATGCTCGGCGACTACTTCGACGCGCCCACGGCGCAGCGCGCGGGGATCGTGAATCGCGTGGTCCCCGCCGACGCCGTACTCTCGCTCGCCACCGCCATCGCCGAGCGCCTGGCCAGGCAGCCACGCGACGCGCTGATGACGACCAAGGCGCTCCTCAGGCGCCCCCAGGGTCGCACGGTGCGCGAGGCGATCGACGAGGAGCTTCCGCACTTCGATCGCCTGCTGCAAGGCGACGAGGCGCGGTCCATCTTCCGCGCCTTCCTCGACAAGCGGTAG
- a CDS encoding membrane dipeptidase, giving the protein MSDFFHERCTRRGAVTRLAGAAALPALGAAIPIVPAIAPDGKAAADAMHAPWPGYERATVIDCLASPGPFNSVQPRTPLSDAMVRNAAQSGITGINLTVNGGDFAATMRSIGAWERELNLHGDVLVRVRSVADLAEAKRTKRLGLIYGFQGVEPIGSDLSTVAIFAAYGVKIIQLTYNTRSLVGDGSLEPGNAGLSTFGRDLVAEMDRQRVMVDLSHCGQRTTADGIAASARPVAITHSGCAALADVPRNKRDIELKAMADKGGVIGIYLMPFLTPGRQPMLDDVVRHIEHALNVCGEDHVGIGSDLSITPHEVTDEYKREHREFVARRQKAGIAAPGEDPEVYFFVPDLNTPRRLERIADALLARRHSEARVEKIIGGNFVRLMRDVWGG; this is encoded by the coding sequence ATGTCCGACTTCTTCCACGAGCGCTGCACGCGCCGCGGCGCCGTGACGCGACTAGCGGGGGCGGCCGCGCTCCCCGCGCTGGGCGCCGCCATTCCGATCGTTCCAGCGATTGCGCCTGACGGGAAGGCAGCGGCCGACGCGATGCACGCGCCCTGGCCGGGCTACGAGCGCGCCACGGTCATCGACTGCCTCGCCTCGCCCGGCCCCTTCAACTCGGTGCAGCCGCGCACGCCGCTCAGCGACGCCATGGTGCGCAACGCCGCGCAGTCGGGCATCACGGGAATCAACCTCACCGTGAACGGCGGCGACTTCGCCGCCACGATGCGCAGCATCGGGGCGTGGGAACGCGAACTCAACCTGCACGGCGACGTGCTGGTGCGCGTGCGCTCGGTGGCCGACCTCGCCGAGGCTAAACGCACAAAGCGACTCGGCCTCATCTACGGCTTCCAGGGAGTCGAACCCATCGGGAGCGACCTGTCGACGGTCGCGATCTTTGCCGCGTACGGCGTGAAGATCATCCAGCTCACCTACAACACGCGCTCGCTGGTGGGCGATGGAAGCCTGGAGCCGGGCAATGCGGGGCTCAGCACCTTCGGGCGCGACCTCGTGGCCGAAATGGACCGGCAGCGCGTCATGGTCGACCTGTCGCACTGCGGCCAGCGCACCACCGCCGACGGAATTGCCGCGTCGGCGCGTCCGGTCGCGATCACGCACTCCGGGTGCGCCGCGCTGGCCGACGTCCCGCGCAACAAGCGCGACATCGAGTTGAAGGCCATGGCCGACAAGGGCGGCGTGATCGGCATCTACCTCATGCCCTTCCTCACGCCGGGGCGCCAGCCCATGCTCGACGACGTGGTGCGCCACATCGAGCACGCGCTCAACGTCTGCGGCGAGGATCATGTGGGGATCGGGAGCGACCTCTCCATTACCCCGCACGAGGTCACCGATGAGTACAAGCGCGAACACCGAGAGTTCGTGGCGCGACGGCAGAAGGCGGGGATCGCGGCGCCTGGCGAGGACCCCGAGGTCTACTTCTTCGTCCCGGACCTCAACACCCCGCGCCGCCTCGAGCGCATTGCCGACGCCCTCCTGGCCCGCAGGCACTCCGAGGCGCGCGTGGAGAAGATCATCGGCGGCAACTTCGTGCGCCTCATGCGCGACGTCTGGGGCGGTTGA
- a CDS encoding proline iminopeptidase-family hydrolase, translating to MRLPQRPLAVAASLAAATASTLLLAACTTQSAPPASADNGAPVSTASYFDTTGRADILAGGIRMIPIQTPKGTFKVWTKRVGNNPRIKVLLLHGGPGMTHEYFEAVDSYFPKEGIEYYYYDQLGSYYSEQPKDSSLWNLDRFVEEVEQVRVALGLDKGNFYILGNSWGGLLGMEYALKYQEHLKGLIISNMMASIPEYVKYANDVLMPAMDPKVLAEVKALEAKKDYANPRYMELLIPNHYEKHLIRMPAAEWPDPVNRAFKHVNNDIYIPMQGPSELGASGKLEKWDRVADLPKLTVPILSVGAQYDTMDPKHMEMIAKTVKNGRYLYCPKGSHLALYDDQETWFTGVMAFLKDVDSGAFKAVR from the coding sequence ATGCGACTTCCACAGCGCCCTCTCGCCGTCGCTGCCTCCCTCGCGGCCGCCACCGCGAGCACGCTCCTCCTGGCCGCGTGCACCACGCAGTCGGCGCCGCCGGCAAGCGCCGACAATGGTGCGCCGGTTTCCACCGCGTCGTACTTCGACACCACCGGGCGCGCCGACATCCTGGCCGGTGGGATTCGCATGATCCCGATCCAGACGCCGAAGGGGACGTTCAAGGTCTGGACCAAGCGCGTGGGCAACAACCCGCGCATCAAGGTCCTCCTGCTGCACGGCGGCCCGGGAATGACCCACGAGTACTTCGAGGCGGTCGACTCGTATTTCCCCAAGGAAGGGATCGAGTACTACTACTACGACCAGCTTGGCTCCTACTACAGCGAACAGCCCAAGGATTCGTCGCTGTGGAACCTGGACCGTTTTGTCGAGGAAGTGGAGCAGGTGCGCGTGGCGTTAGGCCTGGACAAGGGCAACTTCTACATCCTGGGCAACTCGTGGGGCGGGCTGCTGGGGATGGAGTACGCGCTCAAGTACCAGGAGCACCTCAAGGGGCTCATCATCTCGAACATGATGGCGAGCATCCCCGAGTACGTGAAGTACGCCAACGACGTGCTGATGCCGGCAATGGATCCCAAGGTGCTGGCCGAGGTGAAGGCGCTGGAGGCGAAGAAGGACTACGCCAATCCGCGCTACATGGAGCTGCTCATCCCCAACCATTACGAGAAGCACCTCATCCGCATGCCGGCCGCCGAGTGGCCCGACCCGGTGAACCGCGCCTTCAAGCACGTCAACAACGACATCTACATCCCCATGCAGGGGCCCAGCGAGCTGGGGGCGAGCGGAAAGCTGGAGAAGTGGGATCGCGTGGCCGACCTCCCCAAGCTCACGGTCCCCATCCTGTCGGTGGGTGCGCAGTACGACACGATGGACCCCAAGCACATGGAGATGATTGCGAAAACGGTGAAGAACGGGCGCTATCTCTATTGCCCCAAGGGGAGTCATCTCGCGCTCTACGACGACCAGGAGACGTGGTTCACGGGGGTGATGGCGTTCCTGAAGGACGTGGACAGCGGGGCGTTCAAGGCTGTGCGGTAG
- a CDS encoding DUF481 domain-containing protein: MAVAVAGTVAMAVPRRVAAQGKPAAQPPKPWSGSVEAAASLYQGNTDQRALFTKAELGRADSTVQLRGSLSFGYADAARDSLPRDVTKRTWLGTLNLDYHPYEHLSPFMFVNYEASYEKRVLDRVGVGVGGKAVLFQSGATEANLSLAMLAERLRPTALSPDTETVSAARWSGRARFKHQFDARLKLLHTTFWQPRVSDLESYTVNSTSELSYAMRQSTSFTVSYLALYDSAARTRGARSNNDAQILFGVKTGF; the protein is encoded by the coding sequence GTGGCGGTTGCCGTCGCGGGCACCGTCGCGATGGCGGTTCCGCGGCGCGTGGCGGCACAGGGAAAGCCCGCGGCCCAGCCGCCCAAGCCGTGGTCGGGAAGCGTCGAGGCCGCGGCATCGCTCTACCAGGGGAACACAGACCAGCGCGCGCTTTTCACCAAGGCAGAGCTCGGGCGCGCCGACAGCACGGTGCAGCTGCGAGGCTCGCTCTCGTTCGGCTACGCCGACGCGGCGCGCGACTCGCTCCCGCGCGACGTCACCAAGCGCACGTGGCTGGGAACGCTCAACCTGGACTATCACCCGTACGAGCACCTCTCCCCCTTCATGTTCGTGAACTACGAGGCGTCGTACGAGAAGCGCGTCCTCGATCGCGTTGGCGTGGGCGTGGGCGGCAAGGCGGTGCTGTTCCAGAGCGGGGCCACCGAGGCCAACCTGTCGCTGGCGATGCTCGCCGAGCGGCTGCGCCCCACGGCGCTCTCGCCCGATACGGAAACGGTCTCGGCGGCACGATGGTCGGGGCGGGCGCGCTTCAAGCATCAGTTCGACGCGCGCCTCAAGCTGCTGCACACCACGTTCTGGCAGCCGCGCGTGAGCGACCTCGAGAGCTACACCGTGAACTCGACATCGGAGCTGTCGTATGCGATGCGGCAGTCCACGTCGTTCACCGTGTCGTACCTGGCGCTGTATGACAGTGCGGCGCGCACGCGAGGCGCACGCAGCAATAACGATGCGCAGATCCTGTTTGGAGTGAAGACCGGCTTCTAG
- a CDS encoding NAD(P)/FAD-dependent oxidoreductase, with product MSRTVILGAGISGHTAATRLRQRLGREHEIVVVSPNSRWNWIPSNIWVGVGRMTSEDVTFPLAPVYQKLGIRYLQAKGTEIHPEGDATGASPYVVVEHTSDSRRGEVEHVPYDYLVNATGPRLNFGAVEGLGPDGHSLSVCTAAHAEHTAKELEAVIARLRAGERQVLVIGTSHGTCTCEGAAFEYVFNVEHELRTRGLRHLADIYYLSNEHELGDFGVAGLHLEVGGFVTHSKTWAESLYAERGIKWILQAHVERVAPGEVYYETLDGTRHSLRFDFAMLLPPFGGVGLKSFDRAGNDTTAELFAPSGFMRVDADYAVKPFEEWAPGDWPTTYQSPSFDNIWAVGIAFAPPHQLSKPFKSPNGTLIAPSPPRTGMPSGIMGRAVANTIADRILKGAGAPAHRASMAEMGAACVASAGKGFLTGSAAAMTMYPVVPDYKRFPGTGRDLRFTFGEIGLAAHWIKHFLHHAFIWKAKAKLGWQFIPE from the coding sequence ATGAGCCGTACCGTGATTCTGGGAGCCGGCATCTCCGGCCACACCGCGGCCACCCGTCTCCGGCAGCGCCTGGGGCGTGAGCACGAGATCGTGGTCGTTTCCCCCAATTCCCGGTGGAACTGGATTCCCTCCAACATCTGGGTGGGCGTGGGACGCATGACCAGCGAGGACGTGACCTTCCCGCTCGCCCCCGTCTACCAGAAGCTCGGGATCCGTTACCTCCAGGCCAAGGGGACTGAGATCCACCCCGAGGGCGATGCGACCGGCGCGTCGCCGTACGTCGTGGTCGAGCACACGAGCGATTCGCGCCGCGGCGAGGTCGAGCACGTCCCATACGATTACCTCGTCAACGCGACGGGCCCCAGGCTCAACTTCGGCGCGGTCGAGGGGCTGGGCCCCGATGGGCACTCGCTCTCGGTCTGTACCGCCGCGCACGCGGAGCACACGGCCAAGGAACTGGAAGCGGTGATTGCCAGGCTGCGCGCCGGCGAGCGCCAGGTGCTGGTGATTGGCACGAGCCACGGCACCTGCACGTGCGAGGGCGCCGCCTTCGAGTACGTGTTCAACGTGGAGCACGAGCTCCGCACGCGCGGGCTGCGCCACCTGGCCGACATCTACTACCTCTCCAACGAGCACGAGCTGGGTGACTTCGGCGTCGCCGGGTTGCACCTGGAGGTGGGCGGCTTCGTGACGCACAGCAAGACGTGGGCGGAGTCGCTGTACGCAGAACGCGGGATCAAGTGGATCCTGCAGGCGCACGTGGAGCGCGTGGCGCCGGGCGAGGTGTACTACGAGACGCTCGACGGCACGCGGCACTCGCTACGCTTCGACTTCGCCATGCTGCTGCCGCCGTTTGGAGGTGTGGGCCTCAAGTCGTTCGACCGTGCGGGAAACGACACGACGGCCGAGCTGTTCGCGCCGAGCGGCTTCATGCGCGTCGACGCCGACTATGCGGTCAAGCCGTTCGAGGAGTGGGCGCCTGGCGACTGGCCCACGACATACCAGAGCCCCAGCTTCGATAACATCTGGGCGGTGGGCATTGCCTTCGCGCCGCCGCATCAGCTATCCAAGCCGTTCAAGAGTCCCAACGGGACGCTGATTGCCCCGTCGCCACCGCGCACGGGGATGCCCAGCGGGATCATGGGGCGCGCGGTGGCCAACACGATCGCCGATCGCATCCTCAAGGGTGCCGGCGCGCCGGCGCATCGCGCCTCGATGGCCGAGATGGGGGCCGCCTGCGTTGCATCTGCCGGCAAAGGCTTCCTCACCGGCTCGGCGGCGGCCATGACCATGTATCCCGTGGTCCCCGACTACAAGCGCTTTCCCGGCACGGGGCGCGACCTGCGCTTCACCTTTGGCGAGATCGGGCTCGCGGCCCACTGGATCAAGCACTTCCTCCACCACGCCTTCATCTGGAAGGCGAAAGCGAAGCTCGGCTGGCAGTTCATTCCGGAGTAG
- a CDS encoding rhodanese-like domain-containing protein — translation MAKYRNKTVDVVIDVRSHIEYWLGHLPGARCIPVGSIDHGITQHPEITLDSNILVYCASGARSASAASTLRGMGYRRVVDAGGYAEARQHFDEN, via the coding sequence ATGGCGAAGTACCGCAACAAGACGGTCGACGTGGTGATCGACGTGCGCTCGCACATCGAGTACTGGCTGGGACACCTGCCCGGCGCCAGGTGCATCCCCGTGGGATCGATCGATCACGGCATCACGCAGCATCCCGAGATCACGCTCGACTCCAACATCCTCGTCTACTGCGCGAGCGGAGCGCGCTCGGCGAGCGCGGCGAGCACGCTGCGCGGCATGGGCTATCGCCGGGTGGTGGACGCGGGCGGTTACGCCGAGGCACGCCAGCACTTCGATGAAAACTGA